In the Necator americanus strain Aroian chromosome X, whole genome shotgun sequence genome, agctggacgtgggagtcacccggtggaggatACCATagtgaaattgaccacatcatcgtcagtaaaagatTTTGTCTGACGGATTTCGCTATTGTGCCAAAATTCTATAAAGGATCGGACcagtgaaaattttcgttcacACGAAGATAAGAGAAAGCCGTGAAGTACAGAGAGCGAAGtaccagaactatcattaacgaGGGCAGTTTCACTACGCTACCCAGCTCCGGGAAAGATTGCGCAATGGACagcatcgacgaggaatacgatCGACTCGTTGAACATCTTCATTGGTGCTTAAGGAAGGCTCAAACTTCTAGAACCACCAAGAAACGCCTATCTCAAGAAACTTTtggactgatacgccagcATGGGGCAGCTCGAGCCACgtggaaccaagaactcacatCCGAGTTCGCAAGGCTTTGGAGAGATAAAAAAAGACCTCAGAGAGATAAGAGGTGTAGTGTTAACTGAAGCTGCAGATGCGGAAAAGAGTATTCGCGAAGCTCTACAGAATTTGccattcaaaaaattgctcTCCGGATCACAAAAGAAACAACCATGGCATCGAGAagggaaatggaaaaaattatccacgacttctactctgaccTCTTCGACTGCAGTGTCCGGTTGCCACCATCTTAGGGAAAACGACATGTCATTCTAGAAGATCTCTCGTtcgaagtacgacatgctattaTGTTAGTAAGAAATTGTACAGCACTGGGTCCTGACAGGATAAGATTTGAACATCTCAGAATATTCTACCATTTTTGATCAGCACCTGTCGAGACCCTTTGCACGTTTTCTATCGGAAGTGAAGTTCACTAAGCAGTGAGGAGGCCAGCGAGACCATGTTGTTGtataaggctgcccgcagagttcagagccgcgcgggcgcgcggtttggcggctctgcggttttggtggttgttgagcgcactgttgtgaatagtcaataatcaccaaaaccgcagagcctcCAAACCGCGCGCCCGCGCGGCTAGAACTATGTGGGCAGCCTAAGAAGACTCAAGTAACATCGGCAACGATACCACAACCTGCCTATTATCAATCATCTAAAATCTCTTCGCAAGAGTGACCCGTAACAAGATTGAACAAGtgttagatgaaggacagccatacgagcaagcagggtttcgaaaggGGTTCAGATGAATGAcaacattcacactgtttggAAAGTAATCGAGATATCGAGAGAGTACAATATGCCACTATGTCAGACCTTCCCCGGCTTATTGGAGGCCTTTGACTCAAATGAGACGGAAACGGTCATGTAGGCCCTGGACGACCAAGCTGTTCCTACTCAGCACATGAAAGTACTTCGAGAATTGCACAGTAATTTCACGGTGAGAATTTCGCCATTTTACAAGAATTTGAACGCATTGACGTAACGAGAGGGGTCCGAAGTATTttgggtgatacaatctcacccaaaatattcacgggTATTCTCAAGAACCCAGTGCAAAAGCTAAAATGGGATGACGTAGCAGTTAAGGCTGATTGTCGGCAGCTGTACCATCTAcgttttgctgatgacatcgttctgatatcATTTAGCCTCAGCCACGCTGAACGAATGTTGAACGAGTTCGACAAAACATgcggatgcatcggtcttcatatgaatctgcaaaagaagaTGTTCACGAGTAACAAATGGGTATTGggtgccccattcacgctcaacgcaACGAGCATATTCGAGTGCGCCATCCACGTCTATCTATATcgggaaataaacatgaagaacgacctgatTCCTGGGCActaggagacgagcggcttggggagcttATACGAACATCAggaatgtagtgaagaagaccaggaacgcTCAGTTTCGTGTTCttctcttcaacaccaccacACTTCCTGCGTTGAcatatgcttcagaaacctgggaacttcgcaagcaggaagaaagtACGGTGAGCGTTATTGAACGCTCAATCGaatgagtgatgctaggagtatcccacaGTATTGGCACAAGTACGAAAACGGATTCGACGTTCTATCCTTAGCCAGTAACGAAGCATAGAGATCTTTGACAAAAGTTAACAGAGAATGGTATGATAAGATTAATTGACGTGAGCATCAACATCaaactgataaagataattaAGGTACCCAATATAGCGCAAACAGTTAGCTCATACTGATGCGACTGTTTCCATATGCGTATCTAATTTCTGAGGAAATCTGGCAAGTACGATAAGGACAACGTATGGAGAAGCGGACATACAAAGGAGTACATTTCGGGGAAACGCCACGCAAGCAACTCTTCACACTTCGCTTCACTGCTCTCTGGCATTGGCGCACCACCTTAACGTCGCGAGGCCCGTATCATTGCATTCTAGCGCCAGCGCCTTACGTCGTGGACCCATCTTACCCTTCCACTCGAATTTCTGCTGCCGACAAGTCTATCTGATGCCGTCAGACATGTTTCACTGCTTTTCTGGACCACCGGACCCGTACCACTTCCTCCTACTACTTCCCGGCGCAGGCGCACAATCTCACGCTGTGAAACTAGTCTCACTCCACCTCTGCGCTTTCTGACACCCACATGCTGCTTTGACATCGTGTGATCCCCTTCATTTCGACGCTAACACGCCAACTTGACATCAGAGAACCCTTCTCACCCACCCCTACCACATTCCGGCATAGCACATCCACCTGAAACTCATTCCACTGTTTTCTGGCGGCAAGATGCCCAACAGAACATCATCGGGACCGTTCCACCCCATCTTTCTGTTCTCTGGCACTCGCGCAGAAATTGGGGCCTTGGAACCCTTCTGAAGCTGAATTCTGGAAGGGTGTAGTTTTTGCCGCGGAGCCCACACGTTTGTACTGATTTCCGCGACTAAAACAACATCGTCCTGGTACTCGTAAtcggtcaaggggcaccctgatggtgctaagacgacGACGGACACTCACCGTGTGTTCTTTGCATGATGCCATCGATGGAGAAGTTGAACAGCAAAGGTCCTGTCTGTCGAAGAGTTGAATAGCAGGTGTCCTGTGGtattcgaactgcagcagtttttcgtcgattcatgtcatcaagcaagctaacaaactttcctggtactccgtcggcgcggagcgcgttgagaagactgCCACGATGAGGACAGgtgaaagcggcttcaaagtccagaaacgcgaATTGCATTCACTTCGAAAACcactgccagatttcgatcactctcctaactATGAACACCTAGCTAATAGTAGATCGGCCAAGAAGAAAGCCAGCTTTCTcctcgcgcgttgtttcttcacgATGTTTAAGAAGTCAGTCCGGCATAAttcgctccaaaaccttgcaCATAACATGTAACAAAGAGATCCCTTGATAAATTTTAGAGTCAGTGAAGGATAAATCCTTGTGGAGGTGAATTATGTTAGCTtatctccacgagtcaggtgtcctttcgtctatccatatcgaacggattattttcttcatagtCCCACCAATCCCAGACGAAGGAAGGTATTTCAGCATTTCGGCGCGGATTTCCTTTTTCCGCCAGATTCTCCGTCTTGGTCGGTGGTTCTTCGTTAACCgtatatgtcggtctatgaatgTGCTCAAGCTGACGGCGCCTACCGGTTCAGCAAGTGATCCTGAAGTCTTGAAATGATCCCTCCAAACTGGAAGCGTTGCTTCACAGCATTGGCATTAATGATTACTGAATAACAccttttcatcttgccgctatactgatTTAATAAAACATAGGCTTTctgcgggttcttgtcctcccacgcctttacaaactccttcgctcttgacgtccacgtGTTATtacggtcttgttgcagttgacgacgcagttTCCTTCTAAggcgcttttcctggttgaggTCACCAGctctgcgcgcgacacatacaaaagtgtacgtggattttgtttcagcagatgcaaaggcaaacttatccgcggcaatagaaccgggaacGCTTCCTTTGCAGTGCCCTGGATgcgctttgtgaaggaatccacatcgctaagcttctttctggtccgcattccaacatgaatagacacgcTTTGccggaatttcgttctgcattctttgtCTCTCAGagctgccatgtcgatttccgattgaagaggaactccttgGTTTCTGTTTTATACCCATATCTTGAATCTGTGAGGAAATGGACGGCGATCCTCGttagaacgtagtcgagctgaggATCGAGGgttctcatcttccgcttggaGTGCTATTCAGCCGTCAAAAGGATTGACTCTTGCCGCCCAAGCTGATGTCCCTCTGTTCACATGAGTCGACCAGGCGGTTATCGTTATCCGACGTACGTTCAACTGGATAATACTATTTTCCTAGCACAGCGGATTGTTATTTAAGTCCTATCTATGCATTTGCATCGATTCCAACAATAACCACCTGCTGACtaggtattttagacatcaacgcctTAAGTTTATCTTAGAAGGCGTCCTcattgttgtcctcagcgtTTCCGTGCGTGCGTAGGCACTTACTACTCACTTATCTAGAGTTTACATCATTtgcgatcccgcaatcgtTCAAAGGAGCATCT is a window encoding:
- a CDS encoding hypothetical protein (NECATOR_CHRX.G22169.T2); protein product: MQFAFLDFEAAFTCPHRGSLLNALRADGVPGKFVSLLDDMNRRKTAAVRIPQDTCYSTLRQTGPLLFNFSIDGIMQRTHGECPSSS
- a CDS encoding hypothetical protein (NECATOR_CHRX.G22168.T1), which codes for MGQLEPRGTKNSHPSSQGFGEIKKDLREIRGVVLTEAADAEKSIREALQNLPFKKLLSGSQKKQPWHREGKWKKLSTTSTLTSSTAVSGCHHLRENDMSF
- a CDS encoding hypothetical protein (NECATOR_CHRX.G22169.T1) is translated as MQFAFLDFEAAFTCPHRGSLLNALRADGVPGKFVSLLDDMNRRKTAAVRIPQDTCYSTLRQTGPLLFNFSIDGIMQRTHVAEISTNVWAPRQKLHPSRIQLQKGSKAPISARVPENRKMGWNGPDDVLLGILPPENSGMSFRKCGGVEEKNTKLSVPGLLHYIPDIDVDGALEYARCVEREWGTQYPFVTREHLLLQIHMKTDASACFVELVQHSFSVAEAK